The proteins below are encoded in one region of Paracoccaceae bacterium Fryx2:
- a CDS encoding (2Fe-2S)-binding protein — MIVCHCQSITDHDIRAAIDWMRASDPDTLITPGKIYHALGRRADCGGCMPLFLDTMRNCDSLAVARRDAPSQTIPNLHIVKGLSHERRRQGY; from the coding sequence ATGATCGTGTGCCACTGCCAGTCCATCACCGACCACGACATCCGCGCCGCGATCGACTGGATGCGGGCCTCCGATCCCGATACGCTCATCACTCCCGGCAAGATATACCACGCGCTTGGGCGCAGGGCGGACTGCGGGGGGTGCATGCCCTTGTTCCTTGACACCATGCGCAATTGTGACAGCCTCGCTGTAGCCAGGCGCGACGCGCCCAGCCAGACGATACCCAACTTGCACATCGTGAAAGGACTGTCCCATGAAAGGCGACGCCAAGGTTATTGA
- a CDS encoding FeoC-like transcriptional regulator — MLMAIRSYVQQHGRASLSDIALHVRRDPEAVRGMLAHWVGKGMMQRHVGAPACAKASGCGGCACDPAQFESYEWTGSTP, encoded by the coding sequence ATGCTGATGGCGATCCGCAGCTATGTGCAGCAGCACGGCAGGGCAAGCCTGTCCGACATTGCGCTGCATGTCCGGCGCGACCCCGAGGCGGTGCGGGGCATGTTGGCCCATTGGGTCGGGAAGGGGATGATGCAGCGCCATGTCGGCGCCCCGGCCTGCGCCAAGGCATCCGGCTGCGGCGGCTGCGCGTGCGATCCGGCACAGTTCGAAAGCTACGAATGGACCGGATCGACCCCGTGA
- the feoB gene encoding Fe(2+) transporter permease subunit FeoB, protein MTDVTIALLGNPNCGKTTLFNALTGTRQQVGNWPGVTVERKSGRFAAGTSRVEVIDLPGTYSLASTHAVSPDERVARDYALSGAPQIIVNIVDASNLERNLYLTIQLIEMGLPVLVALNMMDIAKARGIEIDIAALSRGLGCPVLPIVAATGKGVEALKDEIVRAASVGVPPALPIHYGPEIEAAVADLMPLVAQAGAVRAPRWLALELLEGDESLLARMPELATHVHVTRAALAETLGYDVDTAIASGRYDAVAEVTAPSIRRILELDSTLSDSIDKVILNRALGIPIFLAVMYLMFMFTINVGSAFIDFFDIAAGTIFVDGFGHVLQTLGSPDWLTTLLASGLGGGVQTVATFIPVIACLFLVLSVLEDSGYMARAAFVMDRAMRAIGLPGKAFVPLIVGFGCNVPAIMATRTLEDARDRTMTVAMVPFMSCGARLPVYALFAAAFFPTGGQNLVFALYLIGIAAAVLTGFVLKSTLLPGAISPFVMELPPYHLPTLKGVLIRTWDRLKGFVIRAGRVLVPVIMVLAFLNSWGRDGSFGNEDTGNSMLSEIGRQIVPVFEPMGIEEDNWPAAVGVFTGILAKEAVVGTLNALYAGQNAEADGEFDLGAGLAEAWGSIGDNLSGLGDTLADPLGLSVGDVATTDAAAAELEVEASTFGAMRAQFDGQIGAFAYLLMVLLYMPCSAAIAAVWRESGPRWTAFVTGWTTLMGWGSAVLIYQAATFARHPGSSAAWIATILTLFALTILTLRILGRTARRSGPLLAE, encoded by the coding sequence ATGACCGATGTCACCATCGCCCTGCTGGGCAACCCCAACTGCGGCAAGACCACCCTGTTCAACGCGCTGACCGGCACACGGCAGCAGGTCGGCAACTGGCCCGGCGTGACGGTGGAACGCAAGTCGGGCCGGTTTGCGGCGGGCACCAGCCGGGTCGAGGTGATCGACCTGCCCGGCACCTATTCGCTGGCCAGCACCCATGCCGTCTCGCCTGACGAACGGGTGGCGCGCGACTATGCGCTGTCGGGGGCGCCGCAGATCATCGTCAACATCGTCGATGCCTCGAACCTTGAGCGCAACCTCTATCTGACCATCCAGCTGATCGAGATGGGCCTGCCGGTTCTGGTGGCGCTGAACATGATGGATATCGCCAAGGCGCGCGGCATCGAGATCGACATCGCGGCCCTGTCGCGCGGTCTGGGCTGCCCGGTGCTGCCGATTGTCGCCGCGACCGGCAAGGGGGTCGAGGCGCTGAAGGACGAGATTGTCCGCGCCGCCTCGGTCGGTGTGCCGCCGGCCCTGCCGATCCACTATGGCCCGGAAATCGAGGCGGCGGTGGCGGACCTGATGCCGCTGGTTGCGCAGGCGGGGGCGGTGCGGGCGCCGCGCTGGCTGGCGCTGGAGCTGCTGGAAGGCGACGAATCGCTGCTGGCGCGGATGCCGGAGCTCGCAACCCATGTGCATGTGACAAGGGCGGCGCTGGCCGAAACGCTGGGCTATGATGTCGATACCGCCATCGCCAGCGGCCGCTATGACGCGGTGGCCGAAGTCACCGCGCCCAGCATCCGCCGCATTCTGGAACTGGACAGCACGCTGTCGGACAGCATCGACAAGGTGATCCTGAACCGCGCGCTCGGCATCCCGATCTTTCTGGCGGTGATGTATCTGATGTTCATGTTCACGATCAACGTGGGCTCGGCGTTCATCGACTTTTTCGACATCGCGGCCGGGACGATCTTTGTCGATGGCTTCGGGCATGTGCTGCAAACCCTTGGCAGCCCTGACTGGCTGACGACGCTGCTGGCCAGCGGGCTTGGCGGTGGGGTGCAGACGGTGGCGACCTTCATTCCGGTGATCGCCTGCCTGTTCCTCGTGCTGTCGGTGCTGGAGGATTCGGGGTACATGGCCCGCGCCGCCTTCGTGATGGACCGTGCGATGCGCGCCATCGGGCTGCCGGGCAAGGCGTTCGTGCCGCTGATCGTCGGTTTCGGCTGCAACGTGCCCGCGATCATGGCGACCCGCACGCTGGAGGATGCCCGCGACCGCACGATGACGGTGGCGATGGTGCCCTTCATGTCCTGCGGGGCGCGGCTGCCGGTCTATGCGCTGTTTGCCGCCGCGTTCTTCCCGACAGGCGGGCAGAACCTGGTGTTCGCGCTGTATCTGATCGGCATTGCCGCGGCGGTGCTGACCGGCTTCGTGCTGAAATCGACGCTGCTGCCCGGCGCCATCTCGCCCTTCGTGATGGAACTGCCGCCCTACCACCTGCCGACGCTGAAAGGCGTGCTGATCCGCACCTGGGACAGGCTGAAAGGCTTCGTGATCCGCGCAGGCCGCGTGCTGGTGCCGGTGATCATGGTGCTGGCCTTCCTCAATTCGTGGGGCCGCGACGGCAGCTTCGGCAACGAGGATACCGGCAACTCGATGCTGTCGGAAATCGGCCGCCAGATCGTGCCGGTGTTCGAGCCGATGGGGATCGAGGAAGACAACTGGCCCGCGGCGGTGGGGGTGTTCACCGGCATTCTGGCGAAAGAGGCGGTGGTGGGCACCCTGAACGCGCTTTACGCCGGGCAGAATGCAGAAGCGGATGGCGAGTTCGACCTTGGCGCGGGGCTGGCCGAAGCCTGGGGCAGCATCGGGGACAACCTGTCGGGCCTGGGCGACACGCTGGCAGACCCGCTGGGGCTTTCGGTCGGTGACGTTGCCACGACGGATGCGGCAGCGGCCGAGCTGGAGGTCGAGGCCAGCACCTTCGGCGCGATGCGGGCACAGTTCGACGGGCAGATCGGGGCCTTTGCCTATCTGCTGATGGTGCTGCTTTACATGCCCTGTTCGGCGGCCATCGCGGCGGTGTGGCGCGAGTCCGGCCCGCGCTGGACGGCCTTCGTCACCGGCTGGACGACGCTGATGGGCTGGGGATCGGCGGTGCTGATCTATCAGGCGGCGACCTTCGCGCGGCATCCCGGCAGTTCGGCTGCGTGGATCGCCACGATCCTGACGCTGTTCGCGCTGACCATCCTGACCCTGCGCATCCTTGGCCGGACGGCGCGGCGGTCCGGGCCGCTGCTGGCAGAGTGA
- a CDS encoding FeoA family protein, with amino-acid sequence MGLKLTDVAIGGFARVAGYAPGGQGYRQKLLSMGLTPGTRLRLVGVAPLGDPIMIEVRGFRLSLRKAEAEALEIEGCAE; translated from the coding sequence ATGGGACTGAAACTCACGGATGTGGCGATCGGCGGCTTTGCGCGCGTCGCAGGCTATGCCCCGGGCGGGCAGGGCTACCGGCAGAAGCTTCTGTCGATGGGCCTGACCCCCGGCACAAGGCTGCGGCTGGTCGGCGTTGCCCCGCTGGGCGACCCGATCATGATCGAGGTTCGCGGCTTTCGGCTTTCGTTGCGCAAGGCCGAGGCGGAAGCCCTTGAAATCGAAGGATGCGCGGAATGA
- a CDS encoding FeoA family protein, which produces MNPHSLPLALTPTGTKVAVTALIGGREMQRRMTELGIVVGHELRVIRGGNCGPLVVAVGETRLALGQELSRKILVTIAP; this is translated from the coding sequence ATGAACCCGCATTCCCTGCCACTGGCGCTGACGCCCACGGGCACAAAGGTTGCCGTCACCGCGCTGATCGGCGGGCGCGAGATGCAGCGGCGCATGACCGAGCTTGGCATCGTGGTCGGGCACGAGTTGCGGGTGATCCGCGGCGGAAATTGCGGGCCGCTGGTGGTGGCGGTGGGCGAAACCCGGCTGGCGCTGGGGCAGGAGCTTTCGCGCAAGATACTGGTGACGATCGCGCCATGA